In a single window of the Helicobacter felis ATCC 49179 genome:
- a CDS encoding NAD(P)-binding domain-containing protein → MGELYDVVVVGAGPSGIATAVECKLNGIARVLLCEKEAQSCGMIRKYYKAHKRVDKDYRKQVVDIKGHIPFSDTDKEGALEVMEKALQEHNIEVAYKTSIENVVRKDHYFEVVSGSNQVFKAKSVVIAIGKMGQPNRPSYPIPVEVMRQVVYTINDCKEKEDVLVVGGGNSAVEYAIALSNTNNTTLNYRQTTFSRVNEDNLRNLEEAFERNLNQKLGVDIEGLSGEDGKVQVHFKDGTQALFDRVLFAIGGSTPLEFLKKCKVALSESNLPLVSPEHESSIANLYIVGDIVYKSGASIGIGLNAGFEVAQVLKSRLL, encoded by the coding sequence ATGGGCGAGTTATATGATGTCGTGGTGGTAGGGGCAGGACCTAGCGGGATTGCCACTGCTGTGGAGTGTAAGCTCAATGGGATCGCTAGGGTGCTCTTATGTGAAAAAGAAGCGCAGAGTTGTGGGATGATACGCAAATATTACAAGGCCCATAAGCGCGTAGATAAAGATTATCGTAAGCAGGTTGTGGATATTAAGGGGCATATTCCTTTTAGCGACACGGATAAAGAGGGCGCGTTAGAGGTGATGGAAAAAGCCCTACAGGAACATAATATTGAAGTGGCTTATAAAACCAGTATTGAGAATGTGGTTAGAAAAGATCATTATTTTGAAGTGGTGAGCGGGTCTAATCAAGTCTTCAAGGCTAAGAGCGTGGTGATTGCTATTGGCAAGATGGGGCAACCCAATCGCCCCTCCTATCCCATCCCCGTAGAGGTGATGCGCCAAGTGGTCTATACTATTAATGATTGCAAAGAAAAAGAAGATGTTTTAGTAGTGGGCGGGGGCAATTCGGCAGTGGAATACGCTATCGCGCTCTCTAATACCAATAACACCACCCTCAACTACCGCCAGACCACTTTTAGCCGTGTGAATGAGGACAATTTGAGGAATTTAGAGGAAGCTTTTGAGAGGAATTTAAACCAAAAATTGGGCGTGGATATTGAGGGTTTGAGCGGGGAGGATGGCAAGGTGCAGGTGCATTTTAAAGACGGGACACAAGCCCTTTTTGATCGCGTCCTCTTTGCTATTGGAGGCTCCACTCCCCTAGAGTTTCTCAAAAAATGTAAGGTAGCCCTAAGTGAAAGTAACTTGCCCCTTGTGAGCCCCGAACATGAAAGCAGTATTGCTAATTTATACATTGTGGGCGACATTGTTTATAAATCCGGGGCGAGCATTGGGATCGGATTGAATGCGGGCTTTGAAGTGGCTCAGGTGCTTAAAAGTCGCTTGCTCTAG
- a CDS encoding YbhB/YbcL family Raf kinase inhibitor-like protein has protein sequence MQFFKVFVHTDTQGFLDLKFGGNASAEFLDHGLPKRSPEISWEGVSGAKSYALEIVDDDAAPVVGKPFIHWVVGNIIGTKLAENASLENKQIVQGINSLTEGYLRSSLSPEEKHASNLANSTYIGPMPPNGDHHYLIQVYALDIAHVDLKPPFFINELHDAIRGHILGLGRVEFKYPQMRR, from the coding sequence ATGCAATTTTTTAAGGTTTTTGTACATACAGACACACAAGGGTTTTTAGATCTTAAATTTGGGGGCAATGCGAGCGCGGAGTTCTTAGATCATGGTTTGCCCAAGCGATCGCCTGAGATTAGCTGGGAAGGCGTGAGCGGAGCTAAGAGCTATGCCCTAGAAATTGTAGATGACGATGCCGCCCCTGTGGTAGGTAAGCCCTTTATCCACTGGGTGGTGGGCAATATCATAGGCACAAAGTTAGCCGAAAACGCCTCTTTGGAAAATAAACAGATTGTTCAGGGGATCAACTCGCTTACAGAGGGATATTTGCGCTCCTCTTTGAGCCCAGAGGAAAAACACGCCTCCAATTTGGCCAATAGCACCTACATTGGACCCATGCCCCCCAATGGGGATCACCATTATTTGATTCAGGTCTATGCTTTGGACATCGCGCATGTGGATTTAAAACCTCCCTTTTTCATTAACGAGTTGCACGATGCGATTCGCGGGCATATTTTAGGCTTGGGGCGCGTGGAGTTCAAATACCCTCAAATGCGTCGCTAA
- the fabZ gene encoding 3-hydroxyacyl-ACP dehydratase FabZ, whose product MQNCVLEMDIHAIAQILPHRYPFLLVDRVVRLETYKQVHAYKNITYNEEVFTGHFPSKPIYPGVLIVEGMAQAGGLLAFVSLFGVSPEIAQTKLVYFMTIDSVKFRNPVIPGDQLHYHLEVLKYKGMIWQVGGTARVNDKIMAEAELKAMIVDKESGKRNSGEQA is encoded by the coding sequence ATGCAAAATTGTGTGCTAGAGATGGACATCCATGCCATCGCTCAGATTCTCCCTCACCGCTACCCTTTTTTGCTTGTGGATCGAGTGGTGCGCCTAGAAACTTATAAACAAGTGCATGCATATAAAAATATTACCTATAATGAAGAGGTTTTCACTGGGCACTTCCCCAGCAAACCCATTTACCCCGGGGTGCTCATTGTAGAGGGCATGGCGCAGGCGGGCGGGCTTTTAGCCTTTGTGAGCTTGTTTGGAGTGAGTCCAGAGATTGCACAAACTAAATTGGTCTACTTTATGACTATCGACTCTGTCAAGTTTCGCAATCCAGTAATCCCGGGCGATCAGCTCCACTATCATTTGGAGGTGCTCAAATATAAGGGTATGATTTGGCAAGTAGGGGGCACAGCTAGGGTTAATGATAAAATCATGGCAGAAGCGGAGTTAAAGGCCATGATCGTGGATAAAGAGAGCGGTAAAAGGAACTCAGGAGAGCAAGCATGA
- the ccoS gene encoding cbb3-type cytochrome oxidase assembly protein CcoS codes for MHTNTLFLMLFVSLILGLVGLLIFLWGLKGKQFNDEKKMLEVLLYDSPSDLRTAKQEEVKSKKKG; via the coding sequence ATGCACACCAATACGCTCTTTTTGATGCTCTTTGTTTCGCTCATCTTGGGGCTAGTTGGCTTGCTCATCTTTTTATGGGGGCTCAAGGGCAAGCAATTTAATGATGAGAAAAAGATGTTAGAAGTTTTGCTCTATGACAGCCCTAGCGATCTACGCACTGCCAAACAAGAGGAAGTTAAGTCTAAGAAGAAAGGATAA
- the alaS gene encoding alanine--tRNA ligase, with the protein MDIKNAFLQHFERLNHVRVPSSSLVPDDSSLLFTNAGMVQFKDIFLGKVAPFTPRATSAQLCMRAGGKHNDLENVGYTNRHHTLFEMLGNFSFFDYFKEEAIAYAYDFVHKTLGFQNKDIYISVHEKDTQAYKLWQKFVPESHIKTMGDKDNFWQMADTGPCGYCSEIYIDQGAQAFHSEQDYFGGEGDRFLEIWNLVFMQYDRSKEGVLTPLSQPCIDTGMGLERVQALLEGVQNNFDSSLFKPLMACIEEVFDLPYSAHKESFRVLADHARSVVFLLAMGVYFDNTGRGYVLRRILRRALRHGYLLEHAKGRELSEPFFYKILGSVCASMRDYSILQEQQESLQAECKAEEELFLNTLEKGMHLFESALAESNEIFSGAVAFKLYDTYGFPLDLTMDMLRDKGIEVDLAGYEACMQEQRARSQFKQSGAKDSLKTLDLSKLEPNAFEGYHHESLKASIRALYAPDDQGALVSVQSAAQNTKAYVVLDKTPFYPQGGGPIGDKGVLLDLTHNPIAHVLDTQKVGAINISLVEFKREGRVGDGVIAQVIDRAEIAKHHSATHLLHLALREVLGRAAQAEGKNAQIQQKGSHIETTRLRFDFSFYRALSDAEIEAVEEFVNTQISMGASTNIEHMGAEAAKQSGAVMLFEDKYLEEVRVVRIAGSLEACGGVHVSDSAHIGGFAITKSSSVSAGVRRIEAVCGKTYYQFIAQERATLRQARQKLKTSDLLKALDTKAQSATPKPNCAHLVQWHSIRNKQLALLHAQKEHLKEFLALIDTHKKQQKDLVALFLYPNLQKQGLELSLKSVGSEDMLALLTRLKSQLDTLGYGHKGGGKRDYVSLLIQKQGGALTPEEIDHLVQTLKQSTLDFMAG; encoded by the coding sequence ATGGACATCAAAAACGCCTTTTTACAGCACTTTGAACGCTTAAACCATGTGCGTGTGCCTAGCTCTAGCCTTGTGCCCGATGATTCCAGCTTGCTTTTCACCAATGCGGGCATGGTGCAGTTTAAAGATATTTTCTTAGGTAAAGTCGCGCCTTTTACCCCGCGCGCTACCAGTGCCCAGCTGTGCATGCGCGCTGGGGGCAAGCATAATGACTTAGAAAATGTGGGCTACACTAACCGCCACCATACTCTTTTTGAAATGTTGGGAAATTTCTCCTTTTTTGATTACTTTAAAGAAGAGGCGATCGCCTATGCCTATGATTTTGTGCATAAAACACTAGGCTTTCAAAACAAAGATATTTACATTAGTGTGCATGAAAAAGACACGCAAGCTTATAAGTTGTGGCAAAAATTCGTGCCTGAGAGTCATATCAAGACAATGGGGGATAAGGACAATTTTTGGCAGATGGCAGACACGGGACCTTGCGGGTATTGCAGTGAGATTTACATCGATCAGGGCGCGCAGGCTTTCCATTCTGAGCAAGACTATTTCGGGGGCGAGGGGGATCGTTTCTTAGAGATTTGGAACTTGGTGTTCATGCAATACGATCGCTCTAAAGAGGGCGTGCTCACCCCTTTAAGTCAGCCTTGCATTGACACGGGTATGGGGCTGGAGAGGGTGCAGGCTCTGCTGGAGGGCGTGCAAAACAACTTTGACTCCTCTTTGTTTAAGCCTTTAATGGCGTGCATTGAAGAGGTTTTTGATTTGCCCTACAGCGCGCATAAAGAATCCTTTAGAGTGCTAGCCGATCACGCTAGAAGCGTGGTGTTTTTACTGGCTATGGGGGTGTATTTTGACAACACGGGGCGGGGCTATGTCCTGCGCCGTATTTTGCGCCGTGCGCTAAGGCATGGCTACTTACTCGAGCATGCCAAAGGGCGCGAACTCAGCGAGCCCTTTTTCTATAAAATCTTAGGGAGTGTGTGCGCCTCCATGCGCGATTACTCCATTTTACAAGAACAACAAGAGAGTTTGCAAGCCGAATGCAAAGCAGAAGAAGAGTTATTTTTAAACACCCTAGAAAAGGGCATGCATCTTTTTGAGAGCGCGCTCGCAGAAAGCAATGAAATTTTTAGCGGCGCGGTGGCGTTTAAGCTCTATGACACTTACGGTTTTCCCCTAGATTTGACCATGGACATGCTTAGAGACAAAGGAATTGAGGTCGATCTGGCCGGCTATGAGGCGTGTATGCAGGAGCAAAGAGCGCGCTCGCAATTTAAACAGAGTGGAGCCAAAGATAGCCTAAAAACTTTGGATTTGAGCAAATTAGAGCCAAATGCTTTTGAGGGTTACCACCATGAGAGTTTGAAAGCGAGCATCCGCGCGTTGTATGCGCCCGATGATCAGGGTGCGCTAGTTTCTGTGCAAAGTGCCGCGCAAAATACAAAAGCCTATGTCGTGTTGGACAAAACTCCCTTTTATCCTCAAGGTGGAGGACCCATTGGGGATAAGGGTGTGTTGTTGGACTTGACACACAACCCGATCGCCCATGTGTTAGACACCCAAAAAGTGGGTGCGATCAATATTAGCCTTGTGGAGTTTAAAAGGGAGGGGCGCGTAGGGGATGGCGTAATAGCCCAAGTGATTGATCGCGCCGAGATTGCCAAACACCACAGCGCAACCCATTTATTACACCTAGCTCTTAGGGAAGTTTTGGGCAGAGCTGCACAAGCTGAGGGTAAAAACGCCCAAATTCAGCAAAAGGGAAGTCATATAGAAACCACGCGCCTACGCTTTGATTTTAGTTTTTACCGCGCCTTGAGCGATGCTGAAATCGAAGCGGTGGAAGAGTTTGTAAATACCCAAATTAGCATGGGAGCTAGCACCAATATCGAGCACATGGGAGCAGAAGCTGCCAAACAGAGCGGGGCAGTGATGTTGTTTGAAGACAAATATTTAGAAGAGGTGCGCGTGGTGCGCATTGCTGGTAGCCTAGAGGCATGCGGAGGGGTGCATGTGAGCGATAGCGCGCACATTGGGGGTTTTGCCATTACCAAGAGCTCAAGCGTGAGCGCTGGGGTGAGGCGCATTGAGGCGGTGTGTGGGAAGACGTATTACCAATTCATCGCCCAAGAGCGCGCCACTCTCAGACAAGCGCGCCAAAAGTTAAAAACCTCTGATCTGCTCAAGGCTTTAGACACGAAGGCGCAATCTGCTACGCCCAAGCCAAATTGTGCGCACTTGGTGCAGTGGCATTCTATCCGCAATAAACAACTCGCCCTTTTGCACGCCCAAAAAGAACACCTTAAGGAGTTTTTGGCACTCATCGACACGCATAAAAAACAACAAAAAGATTTAGTCGCACTCTTTCTCTATCCTAATTTACAAAAACAGGGCTTGGAGTTGTCGCTTAAATCTGTCGGGAGTGAGGATATGCTAGCTCTATTGACTCGCTTGAAAAGCCAGCTAGACACCCTAGGTTATGGACATAAAGGGGGAGGCAAACGCGATTATGTGTCTTTGCTCATTCAAAAGCAAGGGGGCGCGCTCACCCCTGAAGAAATTGATCATTTAGTCCAAACACTCAAACAAAGCACTTTGGATTTTATGGCAGGCTGA